In a genomic window of Virgibacillus sp. SK37:
- a CDS encoding glycerol-3-phosphate responsive antiterminator, whose protein sequence is MEIPSGIIPAIRKMKDFDKALDTSYDSLVFLETRLAQLKSLVTYTKRANKKALVHFDLIQGLKADEFGMEYLVREVKPDGILSTRANIIKLAKKHNLLSIQRIFLLDSLALDHSLELIKRIQPDCVEVLPGRMPSIIKEIYEQTKVPVIAGGLIKTEEDVSAALKAGAHAVSTSNRELW, encoded by the coding sequence ATGGAAATACCTTCTGGGATTATTCCAGCAATTCGTAAAATGAAAGACTTTGATAAGGCACTAGACACCTCCTATGATTCGCTCGTTTTCTTGGAAACAAGGCTTGCACAGTTGAAGAGTCTTGTCACTTACACGAAACGTGCTAATAAAAAAGCATTAGTGCATTTTGATTTGATCCAAGGGTTAAAAGCGGATGAGTTTGGTATGGAGTATTTGGTAAGAGAAGTTAAACCAGATGGGATTTTATCTACCAGAGCGAATATTATAAAGCTAGCAAAGAAGCATAACCTTCTGTCGATCCAACGTATTTTTTTATTAGATAGTCTTGCATTGGATCACAGTTTGGAACTAATCAAGCGCATCCAGCCTGATTGTGTTGAAGTACTACCAGGGCGCATGCCTTCTATTATTAAGGAAATATATGAACAAACCAAAGTTCCTGTTATAGCCGGTGGGCTGATAAAAACAGAAGAAGATGTTTCAGCAGCATTGAAGGCAGGGGCACATGCAGTATCTACTTCAAATCGTGAATTGTGGTAG
- a CDS encoding DapH/DapD/GlmU-related protein, whose product MRKTERFRVKHANSLWQIYNTVSFWKVVKNFIIIQLARYTPFLSVKNSLYRTFLRMKVGKQTAFALMVVPDVMFPEKISVGNNSIIGYNTTILAHEYLIKEYRVGKVIIGDNVLIGANTTILPGVTIGDKAVVSAGTLVHKDVAPGTFVGGNPMRLIYTREEMEKREENTLFE is encoded by the coding sequence ATGCGTAAAACGGAGCGTTTTCGAGTAAAACATGCCAACTCCTTATGGCAAATATATAATACCGTATCCTTTTGGAAAGTGGTTAAAAATTTTATTATTATTCAATTGGCTCGCTATACACCTTTTTTGAGTGTGAAAAACAGCTTGTACCGTACTTTCTTGCGAATGAAGGTCGGCAAGCAAACAGCATTTGCATTGATGGTAGTGCCAGATGTTATGTTTCCTGAAAAAATTAGTGTAGGGAATAATAGTATAATTGGTTATAACACAACTATTCTTGCTCACGAATATCTCATTAAGGAATATCGAGTTGGGAAGGTCATAATCGGTGATAATGTGCTGATTGGTGCAAATACAACGATATTACCTGGGGTTACGATAGGTGATAAAGCTGTTGTTTCAGCAGGTACACTCGTTCACAAGGACGTGGCACCAGGTACTTTCGTTGGCGGAAACCCAATGCGACTGATCTATACGAGAGAAGAAATGGAAAAACGTGAAGAAAATACCCTTTTTGAATAG
- the ppaX gene encoding pyrophosphatase PpaX yields MNIDTILFDLDGTLIDTNELITASFEHTFKKHNLSFTKEEIMGFNGPPLLDTFHNIDPEKADVLVKTYREHNLAEHDRYVKAFPYAVETIQQLKDSGIKVGIVSTKMSKSVHMGLALTELQPLFETIITYDDVNHAKPHPEPVIKAMKALQAKSASTLMVGDNYHDIEAGKNAGVLTAGVAWAHKGRDSLLAYEPTYMLEDMRDLLKIAGV; encoded by the coding sequence ATGAACATAGATACAATACTCTTTGACCTTGACGGCACTTTAATTGATACAAATGAACTTATTACCGCCTCTTTTGAACACACATTCAAAAAACATAATTTATCCTTTACCAAAGAGGAAATCATGGGATTTAACGGCCCTCCATTACTCGATACGTTTCATAATATAGACCCGGAAAAGGCAGATGTTCTGGTCAAGACCTATCGTGAACATAATCTTGCTGAACATGATCGTTATGTCAAGGCTTTTCCTTACGCAGTTGAAACCATTCAACAGTTAAAGGATAGTGGAATAAAGGTTGGTATTGTTTCTACCAAAATGTCTAAAAGTGTGCATATGGGCCTTGCTTTAACTGAATTACAACCACTTTTTGAAACTATTATTACCTATGATGATGTTAATCATGCCAAGCCTCATCCAGAGCCAGTAATAAAGGCAATGAAGGCTTTGCAAGCGAAAAGCGCTTCTACATTAATGGTTGGTGATAATTATCATGATATAGAGGCTGGTAAAAATGCAGGAGTACTGACGGCTGGTGTTGCTTGGGCGCATAAAGGAAGAGATAGTCTCTTAGCGTATGAACCAACCTATATGCTGGAGGATATGCGAGATTTACTGAAAATAGCAGGAGTGTAG
- a CDS encoding nucleoside recognition domain-containing protein translates to MTGIMSRGLQEGMKTSWTLGKVIFPITLLVTILQYTPVLPWVMEKLSPLMRLIGLSGEAAVPLVLGNALNLYAGIAAIVSFDFSVKEVFIMAVMLSFSHNLFIESAVASRVGVSWWLIAGIRVTLALLAAIIINLVWNGGKEMAQYGLISSDATDPTGWGAIILQGLQTAIIAIVQLACIVIPLMVIMQFLREKEWLTILSNKFAPFTRMLGMEKNTSMTMVAGLTIGLAYGAGLMIQAVEEDNVSKKDMLLALIFLVSCHAVVEDTVIFIPLGIPVWPLLLIRLTTAILLTLAIAYIWKRVDYSKKRKEARNEHRYNTL, encoded by the coding sequence ATGACTGGGATTATGTCACGTGGATTACAAGAAGGAATGAAAACTTCATGGACATTGGGAAAAGTAATTTTTCCTATTACTTTGTTAGTGACTATTTTACAATATACTCCTGTTTTACCTTGGGTTATGGAAAAATTGTCCCCGTTGATGCGATTAATTGGGCTGTCCGGTGAGGCAGCCGTTCCACTGGTGTTAGGAAATGCGCTGAATTTATATGCAGGAATAGCTGCAATTGTTTCGTTCGATTTTTCCGTTAAAGAAGTTTTTATCATGGCAGTCATGTTGTCATTTTCTCATAATTTATTTATTGAATCAGCAGTCGCCTCAAGAGTGGGAGTGAGCTGGTGGTTAATAGCCGGTATACGCGTCACTTTGGCTTTACTAGCCGCTATTATCATTAATTTGGTATGGAATGGCGGAAAAGAGATGGCACAATATGGACTTATTTCCTCTGACGCAACAGATCCAACTGGCTGGGGAGCTATTATACTACAGGGGCTTCAAACAGCAATTATAGCTATTGTTCAGTTGGCTTGTATTGTTATTCCATTAATGGTCATTATGCAGTTTTTAAGGGAAAAGGAATGGCTGACCATTCTTTCAAATAAATTCGCACCGTTTACAAGAATGCTCGGAATGGAAAAGAATACTTCCATGACAATGGTTGCAGGATTGACGATTGGTTTAGCCTATGGTGCAGGATTAATGATTCAGGCGGTTGAAGAGGACAATGTTTCAAAAAAAGATATGCTTCTGGCATTGATCTTCTTGGTCTCCTGCCACGCGGTAGTGGAAGATACGGTTATATTTATTCCTTTGGGAATTCCCGTTTGGCCATTACTGCTCATTCGCTTAACCACAGCTATTCTTTTAACATTGGCCATCGCTTATATTTGGAAACGCGTAGATTATTCTAAGAAAAGGAAGGAAGCAAGGAATGAACATAGATACAATACTCTTTGA
- the lgt gene encoding prolipoprotein diacylglyceryl transferase, with protein MSCQAPALDRVFLEIGPLPIYWYGVIIATGAFLGLYLATKESDRLGMKKDLIVDFVVFAIPIAILFARIYYVVFEWENYADGPWTDIFAIWEGGIAIHGAVIGGVLTAIVFARIKKISFWQLADIIAPSLILGQAIGRWGNFMNQEAHGGAISEETYNSFHQYLPDFIMNQMCIEGVMYHPTFLYESVWNLIVFAFLLVLRRFNPLRGDVFLSYVIAYSVGRFFIEGMRTDSLYAVGDLRQAQLISVIGIVTAIIILLYRHIKGPKIRYAEVKVSQHKKIDYKKKNKKKK; from the coding sequence ATGAGTTGTCAAGCACCAGCGTTAGATCGGGTATTTTTGGAAATTGGCCCCTTACCTATTTATTGGTACGGAGTGATTATTGCAACTGGGGCCTTTCTCGGATTGTACCTGGCAACTAAAGAATCAGATCGTTTAGGAATGAAAAAAGATCTCATTGTTGATTTTGTTGTATTTGCAATTCCAATAGCTATTTTATTTGCTAGAATTTATTATGTAGTCTTTGAATGGGAAAATTATGCAGATGGCCCATGGACAGACATCTTTGCCATATGGGAAGGTGGTATCGCAATACATGGTGCTGTTATTGGTGGTGTTTTGACAGCTATTGTTTTTGCGAGAATAAAGAAAATTTCTTTTTGGCAATTAGCAGATATTATAGCACCAAGTCTGATTTTAGGGCAGGCAATTGGGCGTTGGGGAAACTTCATGAACCAGGAAGCTCATGGTGGAGCGATCTCTGAGGAAACATATAACAGTTTTCATCAATACTTGCCAGACTTTATAATGAATCAAATGTGCATAGAAGGGGTTATGTACCACCCTACATTTTTATATGAATCTGTTTGGAATTTAATCGTATTTGCATTTTTACTTGTATTGCGCAGGTTCAATCCATTACGCGGCGATGTATTTTTAAGTTATGTAATTGCATATTCTGTGGGCCGTTTTTTCATCGAGGGGATGAGAACAGACAGTTTATATGCAGTTGGCGACTTAAGGCAAGCACAGCTTATATCTGTCATAGGTATTGTGACAGCCATAATTATTCTTTTATATCGCCATATAAAAGGGCCTAAAATCAGATATGCAGAAGTAAAAGTATCTCAACACAAAAAAATAGATTATAAAAAGAAAAATAAAAAGAAAAAATAG
- the hprK gene encoding HPr(Ser) kinase/phosphatase — protein MSIVRTKDLLKNFTLTLVAGEDGIHREIITSDISRPGIEMTGYFKYYPQERLQLIGRTEMAYFLDLTDEEKRDRASRLCTDITPGIVVSRGMEIPEILINAANESGVPILHSPRKTTRVISRLTNYLEAKFAPSTAIHGVLVDIYGVGVLITGQSGVGKSETALELVKRGHRLVADDSVEIRQEDYDSLIGNPPPLIEHLLEIRGLGIINVMTLFGAGSVRSHKKISFIINLEIWDQKKQYDRLGLDEDKMKIMDVELPKATIPVRPGRNLAVIIEVAAMNFRLKRMGVNAAEEFSERLTTMIEQESEGRE, from the coding sequence ATGTCTATAGTCCGTACAAAGGATTTACTTAAAAATTTTACTTTAACTCTTGTAGCAGGGGAAGATGGAATACATAGAGAAATAATCACAAGTGATATTTCACGTCCTGGAATTGAAATGACAGGTTATTTTAAATACTATCCACAGGAGCGATTACAATTAATTGGCAGAACTGAAATGGCTTATTTTCTCGATTTAACAGATGAGGAAAAAAGAGATCGTGCCAGCCGTCTATGTACAGATATCACTCCTGGAATCGTTGTCTCGAGAGGCATGGAAATACCAGAGATACTAATAAATGCAGCAAATGAATCTGGAGTTCCTATTCTGCACTCCCCACGAAAAACAACTAGGGTTATTAGCCGTTTAACAAATTATCTGGAAGCTAAATTTGCGCCATCTACAGCAATACACGGCGTTCTTGTTGATATATATGGTGTCGGTGTGCTTATTACGGGTCAAAGTGGTGTGGGGAAAAGTGAAACTGCTTTGGAATTAGTGAAGCGGGGGCATCGCCTTGTGGCAGATGACAGTGTGGAAATCAGGCAGGAGGATTATGATAGCTTAATTGGAAATCCGCCACCATTGATTGAACATCTTTTAGAAATTCGTGGTCTAGGGATTATTAATGTAATGACATTATTTGGAGCAGGTTCTGTTAGAAGCCATAAAAAAATCTCCTTTATCATTAATTTGGAAATATGGGATCAGAAAAAACAATATGACAGACTTGGTTTGGATGAAGATAAAATGAAGATAATGGATGTTGAATTACCGAAAGCAACGATCCCTGTTAGACCAGGTAGGAACCTGGCCGTAATTATCGAGGTTGCAGCAATGAATTTCCGTTTAAAAAGAATGGGCGTAAATGCTGCTGAGGAATTTTCAGAACGCCTAACAACGATGATTGAACAGGAGTCAGAAGGTAGAGAATAG
- a CDS encoding phage holin family protein yields MVLRWLISLILNAVALIVVAQLFDSFQLEGFGTALLASFILAILNIIIKPLLILFTLPITILTLGLFLFVINAITLMITQALMDSSFVIDGFGMAILASIIISIINLVLNNLVKDSIR; encoded by the coding sequence ATGGTGCTTCGTTGGCTGATATCACTTATATTAAACGCAGTAGCTTTAATTGTAGTAGCTCAACTATTTGATTCATTTCAGCTGGAGGGATTTGGGACCGCCCTTCTGGCCAGTTTCATTTTAGCCATTTTAAATATAATAATTAAACCATTGCTCATTTTATTTACATTACCAATTACCATACTCACACTTGGTTTATTTTTATTTGTTATCAATGCAATTACGCTGATGATTACACAGGCGTTAATGGATTCGTCCTTCGTTATTGATGGATTTGGTATGGCAATACTTGCTTCCATTATCATTTCCATTATTAATTTGGTACTGAATAATTTGGTGAAAGACTCCATTCGTTAA
- a CDS encoding PspC domain-containing protein, protein MKKLYRSSNQRMVAGILGGIAEYFNVDVTILRLIFIILLFFSAFTFAFVYLIAIFIIPNEREIH, encoded by the coding sequence ATGAAAAAATTATATCGTTCTTCAAATCAACGCATGGTTGCAGGTATTCTAGGCGGTATTGCAGAATATTTTAACGTAGACGTAACTATCTTACGATTAATATTTATTATTTTACTATTTTTTAGTGCCTTCACCTTTGCATTTGTATACCTGATTGCTATTTTCATCATACCAAATGAAAGGGAGATCCATTAA
- the bshB2 gene encoding bacillithiol biosynthesis deacetylase BshB2, whose amino-acid sequence MEKHVVVIYPHPDDESFGAAGTIAKFREQGVPVTYLCGTLGEMGRNMGSPTFANRETLPEIRKQELLNACKALDIQVQMLGYRDKTIEYEDRSQIAADLKERLEQIKPSLVITHYPPHAVHPDHNAMGAAAIEAVSLMDAEVRPTVWAQAITNTYVEDIGKPHVINDIRPYLDKKMEAILCHTSQASGILGQLTDYKNLDKDLKEKAEKRLGNEQFYIWNFEK is encoded by the coding sequence ATGGAAAAACATGTTGTAGTTATATATCCACATCCTGATGATGAGTCATTTGGTGCAGCAGGCACCATCGCAAAATTTAGAGAGCAAGGAGTCCCAGTTACCTACTTATGTGGCACATTAGGCGAAATGGGTAGAAATATGGGCTCACCAACATTCGCAAATCGTGAGACATTACCCGAGATTAGAAAACAAGAATTGCTTAATGCTTGTAAGGCGCTGGACATTCAAGTACAAATGCTTGGCTATCGTGATAAAACAATTGAGTATGAAGATCGTAGCCAGATTGCAGCAGATTTGAAAGAAAGACTTGAACAAATAAAGCCGTCACTAGTAATTACGCATTATCCTCCACATGCTGTTCATCCAGATCATAATGCAATGGGTGCTGCAGCTATTGAGGCGGTCAGCTTAATGGATGCTGAAGTACGCCCAACAGTGTGGGCACAAGCTATCACAAATACGTACGTGGAAGACATAGGAAAGCCCCATGTAATTAACGATATTCGCCCATATCTGGACAAGAAAATGGAAGCCATATTATGTCATACTTCACAGGCTAGTGGAATACTTGGACAACTAACCGATTATAAGAACTTAGATAAGGATTTAAAAGAAAAAGCTGAAAAGAGACTCGGCAATGAGCAATTTTATATTTGGAACTTTGAAAAGTAA
- a CDS encoding YojF family protein: MKSIDMEKVQEQLDRFTNKAVYVHVETTNGAYASHFDDKAYNVGAYVRNAEVTFHQAKIVGNGNAYRVGLKMEKGWIYAEGLTDWVMHEDNKMLMAGHDREGRLMVALQISETPFNY, translated from the coding sequence ATGAAATCAATTGATATGGAAAAAGTACAAGAACAATTAGATCGTTTTACAAATAAGGCGGTATATGTACATGTAGAAACAACAAACGGAGCATATGCGAGTCATTTCGACGATAAAGCATATAATGTAGGTGCATATGTAAGAAACGCCGAGGTAACATTTCACCAAGCTAAGATCGTTGGAAATGGAAATGCCTACCGTGTCGGTTTGAAAATGGAAAAAGGATGGATTTATGCAGAAGGACTTACTGATTGGGTAATGCATGAAGACAATAAGATGCTGATGGCCGGCCATGACCGAGAAGGTCGCTTAATGGTAGCACTCCAAATTAGTGAGACTCCATTCAACTATTAA
- the uvrA gene encoding excinuclease ABC subunit UvrA → MPSKSIQIQGARAHNLKDIDVTIPKNNLVVLTGLSGSGKSSLAFDTIYAEGQRRYVESLSAYARQFLGQMDKPDVDAIEGLSPAISIDQKTTSKNPRSTVGTVTEIYDYLRLLYARVGHPTCPKHGIEISSQTVQQMVDRILEYPERTKLQILAPVVSGRKGEHVKVFEKLRQEGYVRIRVDKEMREVSEEIKLEKNKKHSIEVVVDRIVVKDGITGRLSDSIETALALGEGKIIVDVIGEEELMFSENHACPICGFSIDDLEPRLFSFNSPFGACPTCDGLGTNLEVDLDLVIPDWDKTLNEHAIAPWEPISSQYYPQLLQSVCIHFNINMDTPVKDLPKEQMDKILYGGGNEKVHFHYVNDFGKVRDNHVAFEGVLANVARRYRETSSDFIRETLEKYMAQKHCPACKGYRLKEEALAVLVNGLHISKVTDFSIVEAQNFFEQLELSEKEEKIAQMILKEICNRLEFLNNVGLDYLTLSRAAGTLSGGEAQRIRLATQIGSALTGVLYVLDEPSIGLHQRDNDRLIETLKRMRDLDNTLIVVEHDEDTMLAADWLIDIGPGAGEHGGQIVSSGTPSEVMKDERSLTGQYLSGDKFIQLPSQRRKSDKRFIEVVRAEENNLKKVNAKFPIGLMTVVTGVSGSGKSTLVNEILYKSLAKELYRGKHKAGKHKTVKGIEHIEKVIDIDQSPIGRTPRSNPATYTGVFDDIRDVFAQTNEAKVRGYKKGRFSFNVKGGRCEACRGDGIIKIEMHFLPDVYVPCEVCHGKRYNRETLEVKYKGKNISDVLGLTIEESLEFFANIPKIKRKLQTIYDVGLGYIKLGQPATTLSGGEAQRVKLASELHRRSNGKSFYILDEPTTGLHVDDIKRLLAVLQRLVDNGDTVLIIEHNLDVIKTADHIIDLGPEGGARGGQIIATGTPEEIAKKEVSYTGRYLKPVLERDQQRMNKLISNKEKISTK, encoded by the coding sequence ATGCCTAGTAAAAGCATACAAATTCAAGGCGCAAGGGCACATAATTTAAAAGATATTGATGTCACCATACCTAAAAATAACCTAGTCGTACTTACAGGTTTGTCTGGATCGGGAAAATCTTCACTCGCTTTTGATACAATTTATGCAGAAGGGCAGCGGCGCTATGTCGAGTCTCTTTCTGCTTATGCACGACAATTTTTGGGACAGATGGATAAGCCGGATGTAGATGCTATAGAGGGACTGTCCCCTGCTATTTCTATTGACCAGAAGACTACGAGTAAGAATCCAAGGTCTACAGTAGGAACAGTGACAGAAATCTATGATTATTTAAGACTTCTATATGCCAGGGTGGGACATCCCACTTGTCCAAAACATGGAATTGAAATTTCCTCCCAAACGGTCCAGCAAATGGTTGATCGCATTTTGGAATATCCTGAACGCACGAAGCTTCAAATACTTGCGCCTGTCGTTTCCGGCAGAAAAGGTGAGCATGTAAAAGTGTTTGAGAAATTGCGTCAGGAAGGTTATGTAAGAATAAGAGTTGACAAGGAAATGCGAGAAGTATCGGAAGAAATTAAATTAGAGAAAAACAAAAAGCATTCTATTGAAGTTGTGGTAGACCGTATTGTAGTTAAAGATGGAATTACTGGCCGTTTGAGTGATTCTATTGAAACTGCACTTGCTTTGGGCGAAGGCAAGATCATTGTTGACGTAATAGGTGAAGAAGAATTAATGTTTAGTGAAAATCATGCATGTCCAATATGTGGATTCTCTATTGATGACTTGGAACCAAGATTATTTTCTTTCAATAGTCCATTTGGAGCATGCCCGACATGTGACGGACTTGGGACGAACCTGGAAGTAGACTTGGATCTGGTTATTCCTGATTGGGATAAGACGTTAAACGAGCATGCGATTGCCCCTTGGGAGCCAATTAGTTCACAGTACTATCCTCAGTTGTTACAAAGTGTTTGCATTCATTTTAATATTAATATGGATACACCAGTAAAAGACCTTCCAAAAGAACAAATGGATAAAATTTTATATGGAGGCGGAAATGAAAAAGTCCATTTTCATTACGTAAATGATTTTGGCAAAGTCAGAGATAACCATGTGGCTTTTGAAGGGGTATTAGCAAATGTAGCCAGACGGTATCGGGAAACTTCATCTGACTTCATTCGTGAAACCTTAGAAAAGTACATGGCCCAGAAACATTGTCCTGCATGTAAGGGATACCGTTTAAAAGAAGAAGCTTTAGCAGTTCTGGTAAATGGTCTTCATATAAGCAAAGTCACTGATTTTTCCATCGTAGAGGCTCAGAACTTTTTTGAACAATTAGAGCTAAGTGAGAAGGAAGAAAAAATTGCTCAAATGATCCTCAAGGAAATTTGTAACCGACTGGAATTTTTAAATAATGTCGGATTGGATTATCTTACTTTATCCCGTGCAGCTGGTACACTCTCGGGCGGGGAAGCCCAGCGTATACGCCTGGCTACTCAGATTGGGTCTGCATTGACAGGGGTCCTTTACGTATTGGATGAGCCATCCATCGGACTCCATCAACGGGATAATGATCGCCTTATTGAAACATTAAAACGTATGAGGGATTTGGATAATACCTTAATTGTTGTGGAGCACGATGAAGATACCATGCTGGCAGCCGATTGGTTAATTGATATTGGGCCAGGAGCTGGGGAGCATGGTGGTCAAATAGTTTCAAGTGGCACGCCATCAGAGGTAATGAAAGATGAGCGTTCTCTAACAGGTCAATATTTATCTGGAGATAAATTTATTCAACTACCATCTCAAAGAAGAAAAAGCGACAAACGTTTTATTGAAGTAGTTAGAGCGGAAGAGAATAATTTAAAAAAGGTTAATGCTAAGTTTCCAATTGGTTTAATGACGGTAGTTACCGGGGTTTCTGGTTCAGGTAAAAGTACTTTAGTAAATGAAATCTTATATAAATCACTAGCCAAGGAATTGTATCGTGGTAAACATAAGGCAGGAAAGCATAAAACGGTAAAAGGGATTGAGCATATCGAGAAGGTTATCGATATTGACCAATCACCGATTGGGCGTACACCTCGTTCCAACCCAGCAACTTATACTGGTGTTTTTGATGATATTCGTGATGTATTTGCTCAAACTAACGAAGCAAAGGTACGAGGCTACAAAAAAGGTCGTTTCAGTTTTAATGTTAAAGGTGGAAGATGTGAAGCTTGTCGTGGCGATGGCATTATTAAAATTGAAATGCACTTCTTGCCAGATGTATATGTTCCTTGTGAGGTTTGTCATGGGAAACGATACAATCGGGAAACCTTGGAGGTTAAATATAAAGGAAAGAATATCTCAGATGTATTAGGGCTTACCATTGAAGAGTCCTTGGAGTTTTTCGCTAACATCCCTAAAATTAAACGTAAATTGCAAACTATTTATGATGTAGGTTTAGGATATATCAAACTAGGACAACCAGCAACTACATTGTCGGGCGGAGAGGCGCAACGGGTGAAGCTTGCTAGTGAATTACACCGCCGTTCCAATGGAAAATCTTTTTATATTTTAGACGAACCAACCACTGGTTTACATGTTGATGATATCAAGCGTTTGTTAGCTGTGCTTCAGCGTCTAGTAGATAATGGAGATACCGTACTAATTATTGAACACAATCTTGATGTGATCAAAACTGCAGATCATATCATTGACTTAGGACCAGAAGGCGGAGCACGTGGAGGACAGATTATTGCAACAGGCACGCCAGAAGAGATTGCAAAAAAAGAAGTTTCTTATACTGGGCGGTATTTAAAACCAGTTTTAGAACGAGATCAGCAGCGAATGAACAAGCTGATTTCAAACAAAGAAAAAATAAGTACAAAATAA